GAGACGTCGCTGGATTTGATGAGAAGCATGATTTCGGTGCATCCGAGAACCACCCCTTCCGCGCCGTCGGCCTGAAACGAGGCGATGATGCGTTGATACTCTCTCCGGTCGCTCTCATTTATCCGGCCATGACAAAGTTCGTCGTAGATGATCGTGTGGACGCGCAGCCGGTCCGCCTCGTCCGGAGTGATGACATCGAGGCCGAATTTTTCTCGCAGGCGTCCCTTGTAAAAATCCTGCTCCATGGTGAAACGTGTCCCCAGCAAGCCCACACGCTTGATCCCGGCGCGTTGGATAGCAGTTCCGGTAGCATCGGCAATATGCAGCAATGGAATCGTGACCGCGCTGTCAATCGCGGCGGCCAGTTTATGCATTGTATTGGTACACAGCACAATGAAGTCAGCGCCGCCTGATGCAAGTTGGCGCGCGGCTGATGCCAGCAGATTTCCCGCGGCGTGCCAATGGCCTGCACGTTGCATCTCTTCTATTTCCTGGAAATTCACTGTCACCATCAAACTCTTGGCATTGTTGTGCGCGCCGAGCCGGGCTTTCACTCCTTGGTTGATCAGGCGGTAATATTCCGCCGACGATTCCCAACTCATTCCGCCGATAA
The sequence above is a segment of the Collimonas sp. PA-H2 genome. Coding sequences within it:
- a CDS encoding aspartate/glutamate racemase family protein; amino-acid sequence: MKTIGLIGGMSWESSAEYYRLINQGVKARLGAHNNAKSLMVTVNFQEIEEMQRAGHWHAAGNLLASAARQLASGGADFIVLCTNTMHKLAAAIDSAVTIPLLHIADATGTAIQRAGIKRVGLLGTRFTMEQDFYKGRLREKFGLDVITPDEADRLRVHTIIYDELCHGRINESDRREYQRIIASFQADGAEGVVLGCTEIMLLIKSSDVSLPIFDTTQLHCDAAIDAALK